Proteins encoded within one genomic window of Thiohalorhabdus sp. Cl-TMA:
- the mutL gene encoding DNA mismatch repair endonuclease MutL, whose translation MPIRQLPEQLANQIAAGEVVERPASVVKELVENSLDAGADRIRVEVERGGSSLIRVRDNGFGMDAEDAPRALAPHATSKLREAGDLGRIATLGFRGEALPSIASVSRLTLTTRRSAETEGVEVAPGGEGPRMEPAAHPPGTTVEVRDLFYNTPARRKFLRTEKTEFGHIAEVVRRAALGAMDTAFTLAHNDRVHFQLPAVEAWDDSERRVARLLGEQFARNAVHIVQDSGDGLRLSGWVILPTAARGQRDQQYFFVNRRPVRDRLLGHAVAEAYRDVLFQDRYPAYALFLEIDPEEVDVNVHPTKHEVRFSDGRRIHAFIRHALDEALGAVRPETARDKPPAQDPAPAADRGATPRSESSRAGDAAHQGQLGLREAPAAYSALYGQPASEGRGEESAPRTASAPGPLPYEAGEAGGTPPLGHALAQIHGAFILSQTPDGVVMVDQHAAHERITYERLKRDFHDRGIDRQALLVPVTVPLTERQMVVLEEEGEVLERLGIRADAAGPRQALIREAPALLLEADLGALLEKTLDTLARYGSGAPVTEAANEILAEMGCHGSVRVNRRLSREEMDALLRELEQTERGGQCNHGRPTYVHLSMNALDRFFLRGE comes from the coding sequence ATGCCTATACGTCAGCTCCCCGAGCAGCTCGCCAATCAGATTGCCGCCGGCGAGGTGGTGGAACGTCCGGCCTCCGTGGTAAAGGAGCTGGTGGAGAACAGCCTCGACGCCGGAGCCGATCGCATCCGCGTGGAGGTTGAGCGCGGCGGGAGCAGTCTGATCCGGGTACGCGACAACGGTTTCGGCATGGACGCCGAGGACGCGCCCCGGGCCCTGGCGCCGCACGCCACCAGCAAGCTGCGCGAAGCCGGCGATCTGGGCCGTATCGCTACCCTCGGATTCCGCGGCGAGGCGCTACCCAGCATCGCGTCCGTGTCGCGGCTCACCCTCACCACCCGTCGGTCCGCGGAGACCGAGGGCGTGGAGGTCGCGCCGGGGGGCGAGGGTCCGCGCATGGAGCCCGCTGCCCACCCGCCGGGAACCACCGTCGAGGTCCGGGATCTGTTCTACAACACTCCGGCACGCCGCAAGTTCCTGCGAACGGAGAAGACGGAGTTCGGCCATATCGCCGAGGTGGTCCGCCGCGCAGCTCTGGGCGCAATGGATACCGCTTTCACCCTGGCGCACAACGACCGCGTTCATTTCCAGCTTCCCGCCGTGGAGGCCTGGGACGATTCCGAGCGGCGCGTTGCCCGGCTGCTGGGCGAGCAGTTCGCCCGGAACGCCGTGCATATCGTGCAGGACAGCGGCGATGGCCTGCGGCTCTCGGGCTGGGTGATTCTTCCCACCGCCGCCCGCGGCCAGCGGGATCAGCAGTATTTCTTCGTCAATCGTCGGCCGGTGCGGGACCGTCTGCTCGGCCATGCCGTGGCGGAGGCCTATCGCGACGTCCTTTTCCAGGACCGGTATCCGGCCTATGCCCTGTTCCTGGAGATCGATCCGGAAGAGGTGGACGTCAACGTCCACCCCACCAAGCATGAAGTACGCTTCTCCGACGGGCGACGCATCCACGCCTTCATCCGGCATGCCTTGGACGAAGCCCTGGGCGCGGTGCGTCCGGAGACAGCCCGGGATAAGCCGCCAGCTCAGGATCCGGCACCTGCGGCCGATCGGGGTGCCACGCCCCGTTCGGAATCTTCCCGGGCCGGCGATGCGGCGCACCAGGGCCAGCTCGGCCTGCGCGAGGCGCCGGCCGCCTACTCGGCCCTCTACGGGCAGCCCGCCTCGGAAGGCCGGGGAGAAGAGTCGGCACCCCGGACCGCCTCAGCGCCCGGGCCCCTCCCGTACGAAGCCGGAGAGGCGGGGGGGACGCCTCCCCTGGGGCACGCGCTGGCCCAGATCCACGGGGCGTTCATCCTTTCCCAGACCCCGGATGGGGTGGTCATGGTGGATCAGCACGCTGCCCACGAGCGGATCACCTATGAGCGGCTGAAGCGGGACTTTCACGACCGCGGCATCGATCGCCAGGCGCTGCTCGTTCCGGTAACCGTCCCCCTTACGGAGCGCCAGATGGTGGTGCTGGAAGAGGAGGGCGAGGTCCTGGAGCGCCTGGGGATCCGCGCGGATGCTGCCGGGCCCCGGCAGGCCTTGATCCGCGAGGCCCCGGCCCTCCTCCTCGAAGCGGACCTCGGCGCGCTCCTGGAGAAAACCCTGGATACGCTCGCTCGCTACGGCTCCGGCGCCCCGGTTACCGAGGCGGCCAACGAGATCCTCGCCGAGATGGGCTGTCACGGCTCGGTGCGGGTCAATCGTCGCCTAAGCCGGGAGGAGATGGACGCCCTGCTCCGGGAGCTGGAGCAAACGGAGCGTGGGGGGCAGTGCAACCACGGCCGGCCCACCTATGTTCACCTGTCCATGAATGCCCTGGACCGCTTCTTCCTGCGCGGGGAGTGA
- a CDS encoding N-acetylmuramoyl-L-alanine amidase, whose protein sequence is MWTAPDHTRLVLDLNGKVDYRLFRLKDPARVVVDLEGTRSRAGTEDLELPDPVLHSVRTGYPERGTFRVVMDLKQDVRPKTFQLQPHGRHGHRLVIDLYRKNGGERRVARALERTEAHELLVAVDAGHGGEDPGALGPGDLQEKDVVLDIAKRLARSINDQPQMRAFLTRKGDYFLELQERVKMAREANADLFISVHADAFRNPDARGASVYALSRKGATDEAAAWLARSENRADLAGGVDLGEVDEVVASVLLDLSQTATISDSLSLGSSILEQLDNFAHLHRGKVGQAPFRVLKSPDIPSILVETGFISNHAEARRLQKSSYQSRIAEAVAEGSANFLEQRDLQPTVARTPSPVEEYTVQKGDTLWSIAQQHRTSVASLKEANDLEGTTLLVGRELEIP, encoded by the coding sequence ATGTGGACGGCCCCAGACCATACCCGGTTGGTGCTGGATCTGAACGGCAAGGTGGATTATCGGCTATTCCGGTTGAAGGATCCCGCGCGCGTTGTGGTGGATCTGGAAGGCACGCGTAGCCGGGCGGGCACGGAGGATCTGGAGCTTCCCGATCCCGTCCTCCACTCCGTTCGGACCGGGTACCCCGAGCGAGGTACCTTCCGGGTGGTCATGGACCTGAAGCAGGATGTCCGTCCCAAGACGTTCCAGCTCCAGCCCCATGGCAGACACGGCCACCGGCTCGTCATCGATCTCTATCGGAAGAACGGCGGCGAGCGCCGTGTGGCGCGGGCCCTGGAACGGACCGAGGCCCATGAGCTCCTGGTGGCCGTGGACGCCGGACACGGCGGGGAGGATCCCGGCGCACTCGGTCCGGGCGACCTGCAGGAAAAGGACGTGGTCCTGGACATCGCCAAGCGCCTGGCCCGGTCCATCAACGACCAGCCGCAGATGCGGGCATTCCTCACCCGCAAGGGGGACTACTTCCTCGAGCTTCAGGAGCGGGTGAAGATGGCCCGCGAGGCCAATGCGGACCTGTTCATATCCGTGCACGCGGACGCCTTCCGCAACCCGGACGCGCGCGGAGCCTCGGTGTATGCCCTTTCCAGGAAAGGGGCCACCGACGAAGCCGCGGCTTGGCTCGCTCGCAGCGAGAACCGGGCCGACCTGGCGGGCGGCGTGGACCTAGGCGAGGTGGACGAGGTGGTGGCCTCTGTGCTGCTCGATCTTTCCCAGACCGCTACCATCAGCGACAGTCTCTCCCTGGGAAGCAGCATCCTCGAGCAGCTGGACAATTTCGCCCACCTGCACCGCGGCAAGGTCGGTCAGGCGCCCTTCCGCGTCCTAAAATCCCCGGACATCCCCTCGATCCTGGTGGAGACTGGTTTTATCTCCAACCATGCCGAAGCCCGGCGGCTCCAGAAATCCAGCTATCAGAGTCGAATCGCGGAAGCCGTGGCCGAAGGGAGTGCCAATTTCCTGGAGCAGCGGGACCTGCAGCCCACGGTGGCGCGTACCCCAAGTCCCGTGGAGGAGTATACGGTGCAAAAGGGTGATACCCTCTGGTCCATAGCCCAGCAGCACCGCACCAGCGTGGCGAGCCTGAAGGAGGCCAACGATCTGGAGGGCACCACGCTCTTGGTGGGCAGGGAGCTGGAGATTCCCTGA
- the miaA gene encoding tRNA (adenosine(37)-N6)-dimethylallyltransferase MiaA, whose amino-acid sequence MGGRCALFLLGATATGKTELALALADRFPVALINADSAQIYRGMDVGTAKPPPEVRKRYPHALMDFRDPNEPFSAGEYARSAREAAENAFARNRVPLLVGGTGLYFSAFARGLADLPEADPDLRARLRDEADARGWPALHERLHRLDPEAADRIDPGDAQRIQRALEVHAVTGRPITELQKESGLPPVGYPILRLGLWLPKEEIWRRVEQRFRRMLEGGLIEEARALLAAGVDPDSPAFRSVGYRQAREYLQGARDREGLLEAGVVATRRLAKRQRTWFRKEPEVEWFRPGEVEAVAERVRSFLQSRGWAGV is encoded by the coding sequence GTGGGAGGAAGATGCGCACTGTTCCTCCTGGGGGCCACCGCCACCGGCAAGACGGAGCTGGCACTGGCCCTCGCCGACCGTTTTCCGGTCGCCCTGATCAACGCGGATTCCGCCCAGATCTATCGCGGAATGGACGTGGGTACCGCCAAGCCCCCTCCGGAGGTCCGCAAGCGCTATCCCCATGCCCTCATGGATTTCCGGGATCCCAACGAGCCCTTCTCCGCCGGGGAGTACGCCCGCTCCGCCCGCGAGGCAGCGGAGAACGCTTTCGCCCGGAACCGGGTACCACTGCTGGTGGGCGGCACCGGCTTGTACTTCAGCGCCTTCGCCCGGGGCCTCGCCGATCTCCCGGAAGCCGACCCGGACCTTCGGGCTCGATTGCGGGACGAGGCCGATGCCCGGGGCTGGCCGGCCCTGCACGAGCGCCTGCACCGCCTGGACCCGGAAGCGGCCGATCGCATCGACCCCGGGGATGCCCAGCGCATCCAGCGGGCCCTGGAGGTCCACGCGGTCACCGGAAGGCCCATCACCGAGCTGCAGAAGGAGAGCGGGCTCCCTCCCGTGGGATACCCCATCCTTCGCCTGGGTCTGTGGCTGCCCAAAGAGGAGATATGGCGCCGGGTCGAGCAGCGCTTCCGGCGCATGCTGGAGGGAGGGCTGATCGAAGAGGCACGTGCCCTTCTAGCGGCCGGGGTGGACCCCGACAGTCCTGCCTTCCGCTCGGTGGGATACCGGCAGGCGCGGGAATACCTGCAGGGCGCGAGGGACCGGGAAGGGCTGCTGGAAGCCGGGGTGGTGGCGACCCGGCGGCTGGCCAAGCGCCAGCGCACATGGTTCCGCAAGGAGCCGGAGGTGGAATGGTTCCGTCCCGGGGAGGTGGAGGCTGTGGCGGAGCGCGTTCGATCTTTCCTGCAGTCCCGGGGCTGGGCAGGGGTATAG
- the tsaE gene encoding tRNA (adenosine(37)-N6)-threonylcarbamoyltransferase complex ATPase subunit type 1 TsaE — protein sequence MRRITGESGQEAFGERLAGFLRPGTVIHLRGEIGSGKTTLTRGLLRGLGIRAPIKSPTYTLVEPYEGYAGPVYHFDLYRLSDPEELQFFGAEEYFSPRSICILEWAERAGDVLPSPDIIVDTEYLDAESRTVRLAAHSAAGGSLLDAFSGDGGDTDAY from the coding sequence GTGCGGCGAATCACCGGGGAGTCGGGCCAGGAGGCCTTCGGGGAGCGATTGGCCGGATTCCTGCGTCCCGGCACGGTGATTCATCTACGGGGCGAAATCGGCTCCGGAAAGACCACCCTGACCCGCGGACTGCTGCGGGGCCTTGGAATCCGGGCCCCCATAAAGAGTCCCACCTATACCCTGGTGGAACCGTATGAAGGGTATGCGGGGCCGGTTTATCATTTTGATCTGTATCGGTTGTCCGATCCGGAAGAGTTGCAATTTTTCGGCGCGGAAGAGTACTTTTCCCCAAGATCCATTTGTATTTTGGAATGGGCGGAGCGGGCCGGGGATGTCCTGCCTTCTCCCGACATAATTGTTGATACCGAATACCTGGATGCGGAGAGCCGAACGGTTCGTCTGGCGGCCCATTCCGCCGCCGGCGGCTCCTTGCTCGACGCATTCTCCGGGGACGGCGGAGATACCGATGCATACTAG